Proteins encoded in a region of the Methanobrevibacter millerae genome:
- a CDS encoding CBS domain-containing protein, whose amino-acid sequence MLVKRVMSKKVVSVSVPGSREKVLDLMRKENKAVLPVVKEEDNKLVGVVTRSDLINNPDEEQIAMLMSRNLIIASPDEDVKDVAKKMIDNDVRRVPVVNDDGELVGIITSFDLVSQALTKLDIDDAVENYMITTVPTTWEKTPLNVAFESMKQFGLKSILALDDDSQLSGILTETDFIAESEIISERSEHSSTVGTEGDKWSWDSTSVLYIEKNHLKFTDKVVSDVAVGNVEVANSKTKVCDCAKKMKTLHIEQIPVIGVEGDLVGLVRASDLIKALVE is encoded by the coding sequence ATGTTAGTAAAAAGAGTAATGTCTAAAAAAGTAGTTAGTGTTTCTGTTCCTGGTAGCAGAGAAAAAGTTTTAGACTTGATGAGAAAAGAAAATAAAGCTGTTCTTCCTGTAGTTAAAGAAGAAGATAATAAATTAGTTGGTGTTGTAACCCGTTCTGATTTAATCAATAATCCTGATGAAGAACAAATAGCAATGTTGATGAGTAGAAATCTAATTATTGCAAGTCCTGATGAAGATGTTAAAGATGTTGCTAAAAAAATGATTGATAATGATGTTAGAAGAGTTCCTGTCGTAAATGATGATGGGGAATTGGTTGGTATTATCACTTCATTTGATTTAGTGTCTCAAGCGTTAACAAAACTTGACATCGATGATGCTGTTGAAAATTATATGATCACTACTGTTCCTACTACATGGGAAAAAACTCCTCTAAACGTTGCTTTTGAATCAATGAAACAATTTGGTCTCAAATCAATTTTAGCATTAGATGATGATTCACAATTATCTGGAATTTTAACTGAAACTGATTTCATTGCAGAAAGTGAAATTATTTCTGAAAGAAGTGAACACAGTTCTACAGTTGGTACTGAAGGAGACAAATGGTCTTGGGACAGTACTTCTGTTTTATACATTGAAAAAAATCATTTAAAATTCACTGATAAAGTTGTAAGTGATGTTGCTGTGGGTAATGTTGAAGTAGCTAACTCAAAAACAAAAGTTTGTGATTGTGCTAAAAAAATGAAAACATTACATATTGAGCAAATTCCGGTCATTGGTGTTGAAGGAGATTTAGTAGGTCTTGTCAGAGCTAGTGACTTAATTAAAGCTTTAGTTGAATAA
- a CDS encoding 7-cyano-7-deazaguanine synthase, with translation MNLEDKINIVKDILKDKKVAIGFSGGADSTLIAYLASKVSKDVLAITIDNHLFPENFLKHTKDMTSEFGVKHHIIDINFYENEEFLRNLKSRCHSCRNLMYEKIKRYALENGFDYICDGNNISDLVADRPGILITYGMEFNTPLIEAKLTSKEIHEYLEKNNIPYSRSTTCLATRIPTNTKITKDKIEKIKKSEKILSKISGCELVKVRNFNKVSVCEINNFSKIINNNSFNELNNQLKLVGYEKVCLNLSPLDDNEEIILQYKSNQFQYQLPFTIDIENTKKHLKKNIIHEKNQNRLKLEKIIINRNGLIEGYDLKNYDDALFEFMNVLPKIRRNV, from the coding sequence ATGAATTTAGAAGATAAAATAAATATTGTTAAAGATATTTTAAAAGATAAAAAAGTGGCAATAGGATTTTCCGGTGGTGCAGACAGCACTTTAATAGCTTATCTTGCATCAAAGGTAAGCAAAGATGTTCTGGCAATAACTATTGATAATCATCTGTTTCCAGAAAATTTTCTTAAACACACCAAGGACATGACCTCTGAATTCGGAGTAAAACACCACATTATCGATATTAATTTTTACGAAAATGAAGAATTTTTAAGGAATTTGAAAAGCAGATGCCATTCCTGTCGAAATTTAATGTATGAAAAGATTAAAAGATATGCTCTGGAAAATGGCTTTGACTATATCTGCGATGGAAATAACATTAGCGATTTGGTTGCAGACCGACCAGGTATTCTGATAACTTATGGAATGGAATTTAACACACCATTAATTGAAGCTAAATTAACTTCAAAAGAAATTCATGAATATCTTGAAAAAAATAATATACCATATTCAAGATCAACAACATGCCTTGCCACAAGAATTCCAACAAACACAAAAATCACAAAGGACAAAATTGAAAAAATTAAAAAAAGTGAAAAAATTCTATCCAAAATAAGTGGATGTGAATTAGTGAAAGTTAGGAATTTTAATAAAGTTAGTGTATGTGAAATAAATAACTTTTCTAAAATTATTAATAACAATTCATTTAATGAACTCAATAATCAATTAAAATTAGTTGGGTATGAAAAAGTTTGTCTAAATTTATCACCTCTTGATGATAATGAAGAAATAATTTTACAATATAAATCAAATCAATTCCAATACCAGTTACCATTCACAATAGATATTGAAAATACAAAAAAGCATCTCAAAAAAAATATTATTCATGAAAAAAATCAGAACAGGTTAAAACTGGAAAAAATAATCATAAATAGAAACGGTCTGATTGAGGGATATGATTTAAAAAATTACGATGATGCACTATTTGAATTTATGAACGTACTGCCAAAAATTAGAAGAAATGTTTAA
- a CDS encoding TfuA-related McrA-glycine thioamidation protein, whose amino-acid sequence MVKIIIYTGLSLSFDEAKEILDSHDDVEVIYKRPIKRGDLGHDIKENPDIIGIIDGVFHQNSSVGHKEILNVINKGITVVGASSMGALRASELDTLGMTGIGYVYEQYATGKVASDDDVAVMLDSETLEALSEPLINMEYVFENAVSENIITENQKDELIKIAKSTFYPKRNYSQTLNSSSLDDETKSKLIDFIRRSVDIKKEDAKELITYIANMIK is encoded by the coding sequence ATGGTTAAAATTATTATTTATACTGGATTGTCACTTTCATTTGATGAGGCAAAAGAAATTCTTGACTCACATGATGATGTTGAGGTAATTTATAAAAGGCCCATCAAAAGAGGGGATTTAGGCCATGACATCAAAGAAAATCCCGATATCATTGGAATAATTGACGGAGTATTCCATCAAAATTCATCTGTTGGACATAAGGAAATATTAAATGTTATCAATAAAGGAATTACAGTAGTTGGTGCATCCAGCATGGGTGCTTTAAGAGCATCTGAACTGGATACATTAGGAATGACAGGTATAGGTTATGTTTATGAACAGTATGCAACAGGAAAAGTTGCATCAGATGATGATGTGGCAGTTATGCTTGACAGCGAAACCCTGGAAGCATTATCTGAACCATTGATTAATATGGAATATGTTTTTGAAAATGCTGTCAGTGAAAACATCATAACAGAAAATCAAAAAGATGAATTGATAAAAATAGCCAAATCTACATTTTATCCAAAAAGAAATTATTCACAAACTTTGAATAGTTCTTCTTTAGATGATGAAACAAAAAGTAAGTTAATTGATTTTATTCGCAGGTCTGTTGACATTAAAAAAGAAGATGCTAAAGAATTAATTACATATATTGCCAATATGATAAAATGA
- a CDS encoding YcaO-related McrA-glycine thioamidation protein: MTSKEIKYFKGTHRIIPPNETIKNNEEKCKIAGITRITEITHLDRIGLPVFSAIRPTSQDGAISIYGGKGISSEHAKASAMMEGFERYSAEKQCENLVTGTVSEISSKGNTIDVESLNLPKDFKKENIELFNLEWNICHDLISGDDYYVPSNAIYHPYVLEDNSCKSLFKSNTNGLASGNSLEEAILHGMFEVIERDAWSIFELTHKNYKQIDLDSIESETVNDAISKFSENDIKIKLMDFTADVNIPTIAASADDTLLKDAGLLTLGIGTHLDPEVAVLRALTEVAQSRATQIHGAREDTVRADFARTAGYERMKRINKYYFQEEDEKIRLSDIENRSTDSITKDIDIVLDELKSNEIEHVLYYDLTRPELNVNVVRVIIPTMELYSIDPSRAGYRFLRV; the protein is encoded by the coding sequence ATGACATCAAAGGAAATTAAATATTTTAAGGGAACCCACAGAATTATCCCACCTAATGAAACTATCAAAAATAATGAAGAAAAATGTAAAATTGCAGGAATCACGCGTATCACTGAAATTACACATTTGGACAGGATAGGACTTCCTGTTTTTTCGGCTATCCGACCGACTTCACAAGATGGTGCCATTAGTATTTATGGAGGTAAAGGAATAAGCAGCGAACATGCAAAGGCATCTGCCATGATGGAAGGTTTTGAAAGATATTCTGCTGAAAAACAGTGTGAGAATTTAGTTACTGGAACAGTTTCTGAGATTTCTAGTAAAGGAAATACAATCGATGTTGAATCACTTAACCTGCCGAAAGATTTTAAAAAGGAAAATATCGAATTATTTAATCTTGAATGGAATATCTGCCATGACCTAATTAGCGGTGATGATTATTATGTTCCGTCTAACGCAATTTATCACCCCTATGTTTTAGAGGATAATTCATGCAAAAGCCTATTCAAGTCCAACACAAACGGCCTTGCTTCAGGAAATAGTTTAGAAGAAGCGATACTGCACGGTATGTTTGAGGTGATTGAAAGGGATGCATGGAGTATTTTTGAATTAACTCATAAAAACTACAAACAAATTGACCTGGACAGTATTGAAAGTGAAACTGTAAATGATGCCATTTCAAAATTTAGTGAAAATGACATTAAAATCAAACTGATGGATTTTACGGCTGATGTAAATATTCCAACAATAGCTGCATCAGCAGATGATACATTGCTCAAAGATGCTGGACTTTTAACATTAGGTATTGGGACACATTTGGATCCGGAAGTTGCAGTTCTAAGGGCATTGACTGAAGTAGCTCAAAGCAGAGCAACCCAAATTCATGGAGCTCGTGAAGATACTGTTAGAGCAGATTTTGCAAGAACTGCCGGATATGAACGTATGAAACGTATCAATAAATATTATTTCCAAGAAGAAGATGAAAAAATTAGATTAAGCGATATTGAAAACAGAAGTACTGATTCCATCACTAAAGATATAGATATCGTTTTAGATGAATTGAAAAGCAATGAAATAGAACATGTGCTGTATTATGATTTGACACGTCCTGAGCTTAATGTCAATGTTGTAAGAGTTATCATTCCTACCATGGAGCTATATTCCATTGACCCGAGCCGTGCAGGATACAGATTTTTAAGAGTATGA
- a CDS encoding site-2 protease family protein: protein MFKVTASELRDLIIAFIFISLSFSILYSGRNVNLLMSILPIVMIGLGLGFILHELGHKFTSMHYGYWAEFKLWPTGLIFALISSFFGFVFAAPGAVYTYAGHNLDDKTNGIISIAGPVVNIVLALVFLLIGAAIYGPAHYNATMQYIFIVCTLGFSTNSYLAVFNLIPIWNLDGSKVLAWNIIVWIITIAIAGVMTYLSMTMGAENIIRMILGL from the coding sequence ATGTTTAAAGTAACCGCAAGTGAATTAAGAGATTTGATTATTGCATTTATTTTTATTTCACTGAGTTTTTCAATTCTTTACTCAGGCCGTAATGTAAACTTACTAATGAGCATTCTTCCTATCGTGATGATCGGATTAGGTTTAGGTTTTATATTACACGAATTAGGACATAAATTTACTTCAATGCATTATGGATATTGGGCTGAATTTAAATTATGGCCTACAGGATTAATATTTGCTTTAATATCCTCATTTTTCGGTTTCGTATTTGCAGCGCCAGGAGCTGTATATACCTATGCTGGACATAACTTAGACGATAAAACAAATGGAATAATCTCAATTGCAGGACCTGTTGTAAATATTGTGCTTGCATTAGTATTTCTGCTAATTGGTGCAGCCATCTACGGCCCAGCACATTATAATGCTACAATGCAATATATATTCATCGTATGTACATTAGGTTTTTCAACAAACAGTTATTTGGCTGTTTTTAATTTAATTCCTATATGGAATTTAGACGGATCTAAAGTTTTAGCATGGAATATTATTGTATGGATTATTACAATTGCTATTGCAGGAGTTATGACATACTTATCTATGACAATGGGTGCTGAAAATATAATTAGAATGATTTTAGGATTATAA
- a CDS encoding M24 family metallopeptidase translates to MHIKNILNDMEKDNIQAYLLTQFTNVEYISNYKPTSFAFCVIKENPIIYASQMDMEIANRDSSIEVKQYEKFETMIEELKKEGIRNLAIEPSLVYSNYEKFKDDFKIESKNYVDKQRMIKSSSEIENIKKATQIAQTAFKELDVANRKETEDVLAFDLVRLMIENGASGESFDTILVSGSNTSLPHAIPQSKTLETPILVDWGAKYNGYCSDNTRTIVYNEKEQEILDIVRESHDKAIKAIKPGLKCCEIDKVSRDIIKEYGYGDKFIHSTGHSLGLDIHETPTFNARDDTIIEKGMVITVEPGIYLEGEFGVRLEDTVAIGNNAKIIGDLPIEL, encoded by the coding sequence ATGCATATAAAAAATATTTTAAATGATATGGAAAAAGATAATATTCAAGCTTATTTACTTACTCAATTTACTAATGTGGAGTATATTTCTAATTATAAGCCGACTAGCTTTGCTTTTTGTGTAATAAAAGAAAATCCTATTATTTATGCTTCACAAATGGATATGGAAATTGCAAATAGGGATTCTTCAATTGAGGTTAAACAATATGAAAAATTTGAAACTATGATTGAGGAATTGAAAAAAGAGGGCATCAGAAACTTGGCCATTGAACCTAGCCTTGTTTATAGCAATTATGAAAAATTTAAGGATGATTTCAAGATAGAATCTAAAAATTATGTTGATAAACAAAGAATGATTAAATCATCCTCAGAAATTGAAAATATTAAAAAAGCAACACAAATTGCACAAACAGCTTTTAAAGAGTTGGATGTTGCCAATAGGAAAGAAACAGAAGATGTTTTGGCATTTGATCTGGTTCGATTAATGATTGAAAATGGAGCATCAGGCGAATCATTTGATACAATTCTTGTAAGCGGGTCTAATACAAGTCTTCCTCATGCAATTCCTCAATCTAAAACTTTAGAAACACCAATATTGGTTGATTGGGGTGCAAAATATAATGGCTATTGTTCGGATAATACAAGAACTATTGTTTACAACGAAAAGGAACAGGAAATATTGGATATTGTTCGCGAATCTCATGACAAGGCCATTAAAGCTATAAAACCTGGACTTAAATGCTGTGAAATAGATAAAGTTTCAAGAGATATTATTAAGGAATATGGATATGGTGATAAGTTTATTCACTCAACTGGCCATAGTTTGGGTTTGGATATTCATGAAACTCCAACATTCAATGCCCGTGATGATACAATTATTGAAAAAGGTATGGTGATAACGGTAGAACCTGGAATTTATTTGGAAGGGGAATTTGGAGTTCGTTTGGAGGATACGGTAGCTATTGGTAATAACGCTAAAATTATCGGAGATTTGCCTATTGAATTATGA
- a CDS encoding heavy metal-binding domain-containing protein → MVSVNEFPISTANNIPGFRIVETKGFIYGLTVRSRGVGGQFGAGIKSIFGGEITQYVTMMEESRDEALNRAIQHAKELGANAIVAIRFDSNEISDVMQEILVYGTAVIVERE, encoded by the coding sequence ATGGTTTCTGTAAATGAGTTTCCAATATCAACTGCAAACAATATTCCAGGATTTCGAATTGTTGAAACAAAAGGTTTTATCTACGGATTAACTGTTAGAAGTAGGGGTGTTGGAGGACAATTTGGTGCCGGTATCAAATCCATATTTGGTGGTGAAATCACTCAATATGTTACTATGATGGAAGAATCAAGAGATGAAGCATTAAATAGGGCAATTCAACATGCAAAGGAATTGGGCGCTAATGCTATTGTTGCTATCAGATTTGATTCAAATGAAATTTCTGATGTAATGCAAGAAATTTTGGTATACGGTACAGCAGTTATTGTTGAAAGAGAATAG
- a CDS encoding type II secretion system F family protein, translated as MKFKSIIVISEILENQIPEKFLLSLREFLLSGSIFTEASEFLAGIIIFIIVTETVLVTISFIFNLPSSLLFAPFLIFPAVYTYVSVKHEKNVAEIEQSAPDFLRQLSSMLKVGLSFENAMEDISKYGKGPLYDEMRRAILEIRMGRNFDESWIAMSKRLKSRELERIFIIILDGRKSGSSMADVIMNVSDDLRELLAIKRERKSSVMMAVMFLIISAVIATPFALGMVSVYSGFMESFGQVTDLVAIAPLAGQFYLIIHSFLVGMIISVIMYGSFRKGIKFSVPIVVVAYVIFYFISNFGSVMLTGGF; from the coding sequence ATGAAATTTAAAAGTATAATTGTAATATCTGAAATTTTAGAAAATCAAATTCCTGAAAAATTTTTATTATCTTTAAGGGAATTTTTACTTAGCGGGTCTATTTTTACCGAAGCATCTGAATTTTTAGCGGGAATAATAATTTTCATCATTGTTACTGAAACTGTTCTAGTAACTATTTCTTTTATATTTAATCTGCCATCATCTTTATTATTTGCGCCTTTTTTAATTTTTCCAGCAGTTTATACATATGTTTCTGTAAAACATGAAAAAAATGTGGCGGAAATCGAACAGTCAGCCCCGGATTTCTTAAGGCAGTTGTCTTCGATGTTAAAGGTGGGTCTGAGTTTCGAAAATGCAATGGAAGACATATCTAAATACGGTAAAGGACCTCTTTACGATGAAATGCGTAGGGCAATCTTGGAAATAAGGATGGGAAGAAATTTTGATGAGTCATGGATTGCAATGAGCAAGAGATTGAAGTCTCGGGAACTTGAAAGAATTTTTATCATAATTCTTGATGGCCGTAAAAGTGGATCCAGCATGGCTGATGTAATCATGAATGTTTCTGATGATTTGAGGGAGCTGCTTGCAATCAAACGTGAGAGAAAATCTTCAGTTATGATGGCAGTCATGTTTTTAATCATTTCTGCTGTTATTGCAACTCCATTTGCTTTGGGTATGGTTAGTGTCTATTCCGGATTCATGGAAAGTTTCGGTCAGGTAACTGATTTGGTAGCTATTGCGCCTCTTGCAGGACAATTTTATTTAATTATCCATTCTTTTTTGGTTGGGATGATTATAAGCGTTATCATGTATGGAAGTTTTAGGAAAGGCATTAAGTTTTCTGTACCTATTGTTGTGGTGGCTTATGTAATATTTTATTTTATATCTAATTTTGGCAGTGTAATGCTTACTGGAGGATTTTAA
- a CDS encoding class III signal peptide-containing protein, with the protein MDNNAQASAELILLFGGIMVVVLLAVYMYKNYINDLGGEIQSRETAELNNKLEEISELFT; encoded by the coding sequence ATGGATAATAATGCTCAAGCTTCGGCAGAATTAATTTTATTATTTGGTGGTATTATGGTGGTGGTATTGCTTGCAGTTTATATGTACAAGAATTACATTAATGATTTGGGTGGTGAAATCCAATCCAGGGAAACTGCTGAGTTAAATAATAAATTAGAAGAAATTTCTGAACTTTTTACCTAA
- a CDS encoding TMEM175 family protein, whose protein sequence is MNSERFEALIDAILAIILTIIVLEIPMAADGSWQALFEIHLEFIIYALSFLVIFNFWNYNNNLFSIVNKVSREVIWLTALSLFVLSLLPYLTIFVAENFNSFIAHAAYGLDFVTTAIISIFIAEALKRSDKGNIALQVAFKDNKSLYCMLALMLIGYILGYFVYPPAITLFCLISIPSLWIIGKYAFR, encoded by the coding sequence ATGAATAGCGAAAGGTTCGAAGCGTTGATTGATGCGATTTTAGCTATCATATTAACTATTATAGTCCTGGAAATACCTATGGCGGCTGATGGAAGCTGGCAAGCATTATTTGAAATTCATCTTGAATTTATAATTTATGCTTTAAGTTTTTTAGTCATTTTTAATTTCTGGAATTATAACAACAACCTATTCAGCATTGTAAATAAGGTAAGTCGTGAAGTCATTTGGTTAACTGCATTATCTTTATTTGTTTTATCATTGCTTCCGTATTTAACAATATTTGTCGCAGAAAACTTCAATTCATTTATCGCGCATGCAGCATATGGCCTTGACTTTGTAACAACTGCAATAATATCAATATTCATTGCCGAAGCCCTTAAAAGATCAGACAAAGGAAATATTGCTTTGCAAGTTGCTTTTAAAGACAATAAATCATTATATTGCATGCTAGCATTAATGCTTATTGGTTATATCCTAGGTTATTTCGTTTACCCTCCTGCAATAACATTATTCTGTTTAATTTCAATACCTTCCTTATGGATTATTGGCAAATATGCATTTAGGTAA
- a CDS encoding TMEM175 family protein, protein METDRFETFFDAIIAIIMTVLVLKISQPAEPTLSAIWALRVSYLAYLISFLTLFNIWYNNHNLFKKVNNIDNTAVWIFGIMTFIISLVPYFTIWVARNVNSIAAETMFGLLFIITNILYILSVKAIYRSNPYNKELQETNSKIYYQISPLFIIIIGFILTYTVYRPGIYISCLLSIIFWIIIGWRSGQ, encoded by the coding sequence ATGGAAACCGACAGATTCGAAACATTTTTTGATGCGATAATAGCAATCATAATGACTGTTTTAGTGTTAAAAATATCCCAACCTGCAGAACCAACATTATCTGCAATATGGGCTTTGAGAGTATCTTATCTGGCTTATTTAATAAGTTTTTTAACATTATTCAATATATGGTATAATAACCACAACCTTTTCAAAAAAGTAAATAATATTGACAATACTGCAGTATGGATTTTTGGAATCATGACATTTATTATTTCATTAGTGCCATATTTCACAATATGGGTGGCACGAAATGTTAATTCAATTGCTGCAGAAACAATGTTTGGATTGTTATTTATTATAACAAATATTCTTTACATATTATCTGTCAAAGCAATTTACAGAAGCAATCCATACAATAAAGAACTGCAAGAAACAAATTCAAAAATATACTATCAGATTTCCCCACTATTCATAATTATAATAGGTTTTATATTAACATACACAGTTTATAGACCAGGAATCTACATTTCATGCTTACTTTCCATAATATTCTGGATAATTATTGGATGGAGGTCAGGACAATGA
- a CDS encoding lactaldehyde dehydrogenase encodes MDMLIDGEYVNDMDREDVINPYTGEVIDTVPISHLNNVDKAIEAANNAKKFLQEMSAFKISNKLFNVCDKLKENRDDFAELLTKEVGKPINESYVELDRSVETLKLAAEEAKRIYGESVPLDAGLNGKGFFAFTQKLPLGVVAAITPFNYPLNLTIHKIAPAIAAKNTVIIKPPTNAPLTVMKFAELVNEEFPDGVINVITGYGSEVGDALVASDKIDKISFTGSVLTGLLIAQRAGMKKVTLELGGNDPLVVLDDANVDAAVKGVINGAYLNAGQVCMGVKRIIVQEGIYNKFKTRLVEETSKIKMGNPMDKSTQLGTLISEKAAMQVEETVNNAVNAGAEILTGGKRNGAFYEATVIDKVTPDMDLVVNETFGPVAPLIKVKTVDEAIQIANATEYGLQAGVFTENYMNAMRCANEIEAGTVFINKQSTFRTDNMPFGGFKNSGCGKEGIKYAVEEMTKTKLIGLNLR; translated from the coding sequence ATGGATATGCTAATTGATGGTGAATATGTAAACGACATGGATAGGGAAGATGTAATAAATCCTTACACTGGTGAAGTAATAGATACGGTTCCAATTTCTCATTTAAATAATGTTGATAAAGCTATTGAAGCAGCAAATAATGCTAAAAAATTTTTACAAGAAATGTCTGCTTTTAAAATTTCAAATAAACTGTTTAATGTATGTGATAAATTAAAAGAAAATCGTGATGATTTTGCAGAATTATTGACAAAAGAAGTTGGAAAGCCAATAAATGAATCTTATGTGGAACTGGACAGATCTGTTGAAACATTAAAGCTTGCGGCTGAAGAAGCTAAAAGAATCTATGGTGAGTCTGTACCTTTGGATGCGGGGTTAAATGGGAAAGGATTTTTCGCATTCACTCAAAAATTGCCGTTGGGGGTAGTTGCAGCAATAACTCCATTTAATTATCCATTAAATTTAACTATTCATAAAATTGCACCTGCAATCGCAGCTAAAAATACAGTTATCATTAAACCTCCAACAAATGCACCACTGACAGTCATGAAATTTGCCGAGCTTGTAAATGAGGAGTTTCCTGATGGAGTAATTAACGTAATAACAGGATATGGCTCTGAAGTAGGTGATGCATTGGTTGCATCAGATAAAATTGATAAAATTTCATTTACTGGAAGTGTTCTCACAGGTTTATTGATAGCTCAAAGAGCAGGAATGAAAAAAGTAACTCTGGAACTTGGTGGAAATGATCCTCTGGTTGTTTTGGATGATGCAAATGTTGATGCTGCGGTAAAAGGAGTAATAAATGGAGCATATTTAAATGCGGGTCAAGTATGTATGGGTGTTAAAAGAATCATTGTTCAGGAAGGAATTTATAATAAATTCAAGACTAGATTGGTTGAAGAAACTTCAAAAATTAAGATGGGAAATCCAATGGATAAATCAACCCAGCTTGGAACATTAATCAGTGAAAAAGCAGCTATGCAAGTTGAAGAAACAGTAAATAATGCTGTTAATGCCGGTGCGGAAATTTTGACTGGTGGAAAAAGAAATGGTGCATTCTATGAAGCTACAGTAATTGACAAAGTAACTCCTGATATGGATTTGGTTGTTAATGAAACATTTGGTCCTGTAGCCCCTTTAATCAAAGTTAAGACAGTGGATGAGGCAATTCAAATTGCAAATGCAACTGAATACGGTCTTCAGGCGGGTGTATTTACGGAAAATTATATGAATGCTATGCGTTGTGCAAATGAAATTGAGGCAGGAACAGTATTTATAAATAAACAATCCACTTTCAGAACAGATAATATGCCTTTTGGTGGATTTAAAAATAGTGGCTGTGGAAAAGAAGGAATAAAATATGCTGTTGAAGAAATGACAAAAACAAAATTGATAGGGTTGAATTTAAGATAG
- a CDS encoding tRNA-binding protein: protein MWDTTKDYRILVANKARENYLNLIPTASFRGNWNKKLAVETGKQMNSDFQSLLYSYLEGEDLVNSPDVASLTEKTEKIVECLGGEGWNKTFLNGAPKEEREKTAENIAKVRFFIDTLLGLKDRLALGPINDPIIGIDIKVGEVMSVTKHPKADSLMICNVNLGKRAITVVTNDLNVKEENRVGVSLLPPQSFMDTVSEGMFLGMDGSILKEVDGELGGMPKGIPMESLNETRNLVEAYLD from the coding sequence TTGTGGGATACAACGAAAGATTATAGAATTTTAGTAGCAAATAAGGCAAGAGAAAATTATTTGAATCTTATTCCAACTGCATCATTTAGAGGAAATTGGAATAAGAAACTTGCTGTTGAAACAGGAAAACAAATGAATAGTGATTTTCAATCATTACTTTATTCTTATCTTGAAGGAGAAGACCTCGTCAACTCACCAGATGTTGCGAGTTTAACTGAAAAAACAGAAAAGATTGTAGAGTGCTTAGGTGGAGAAGGTTGGAATAAAACATTTTTAAATGGAGCACCTAAAGAAGAACGAGAAAAAACTGCAGAAAACATTGCAAAAGTAAGATTCTTTATTGATACATTATTAGGCCTTAAAGACCGCTTAGCACTTGGACCTATTAACGACCCGATTATTGGAATTGATATTAAAGTCGGAGAGGTAATGAGTGTTACAAAACATCCAAAAGCAGATTCTCTAATGATATGTAACGTCAATTTAGGTAAGCGTGCAATTACAGTTGTTACCAACGATTTGAATGTGAAAGAAGAAAATCGTGTAGGTGTCTCATTATTACCTCCACAAAGCTTTATGGATACTGTAAGTGAAGGAATGTTTTTAGGAATGGATGGAAGTATCCTAAAAGAAGTTGATGGTGAACTTGGTGGAATGCCTAAAGGAATTCCTATGGAATCATTAAACGAAACACGCAATTTAGTAGAAGCTTATCTTGATTAA